The Panicum hallii strain FIL2 chromosome 9, PHallii_v3.1, whole genome shotgun sequence genome has a window encoding:
- the LOC112874149 gene encoding cytochrome b5 domain-containing protein RLF-like isoform X3, translated as MGIHLISPSTSSAENSGQLGSSTAIPVPSIEKKNGMETNDSHKDRRADSSISASTQDYNMKEPVTQTSSEEESNVPSQGESSSKKPVARAKVPFEKGYSQMNWLKLTRTHPDLAGLKGHSNRRLISLEEVKQHKTGDCIWTVLKGRVYNIAPYMKFHPGGVDMLMKAAGKDSAAMFNKYHAWVNAEFLLEKCLVGFVDPNE; from the exons ATGGGGATTCATCTGATTTCACCTTCTACAAG TTCTGCAGAAAATAGTGGACAATTAGGATCTTCTACAGCCATTCCTGTGCCAAGCATTGAAAAGAAGAATGGCATGGAAACTAATGATTCACATAAAGATAGAAGGGCTGATAGCAGCATCAGTGCGTCGACACAAGACTATAACATGAAAGAGCCAGTTACACAAACAAGTAGTGAAGAAGAATCAAATGTTCCATCTCAGGGAGAATCTTCATCGAAGAAACCTGTAGCGCGAGCAAAGGTTCCTTTCGAGAAGGGCTATAGCCAAATGAATTGGCTAAAGCTGACACGTACGCATCCTGATCTAGCTG GGCTTAAGGGGCACTCAAACCGAAGGTTAATTTCTTTGGAAGAAGTTAAGCAGCATAAAACTGGAGACTGTATTTGGACAGTTCTTAAAGGTCGTGTATACAATATTGCTCCATACATGAAATTTCACCCTGGAG GAGTTGATATGCTTATGAAAGCTGCTGGAAAGGACTCCGCTGCTATGTTCA ATAAATACCATGCTTGGGTAAATGCAGAGTTCCTTTTAGAGAAGTGCCTTGTCGGATTCGTTGATCCCAACGAGTAG
- the LOC112874147 gene encoding rRNA-processing protein EFG1-like, whose protein sequence is MAHGGYPRRGAAVRRPKSSASAGVADRKRKRTASAKTASLKNQIRSTERFLRKDLPDDIRIAQEKKLEELKRQQELQNQLAVQRTVQLRDRKIKFFERRKVERMIRRLEKQQRSNGDDVSNKLSKLREDLEYVRFFPKNEKYVSLFAGGNTSDAVEERNKWRKQIKENLMAAAANGKDLEETASDDDALDVSDDDFFMSGSSSDEEADDEWTDKSAKEPASSASGRAASGMSSDEKNQRQRDARVLMPPPRSLAPNRARSADKRVISSSSNTSNSTSGESFKNRRVPNHPGDHNSNLSSNSDAHKPRRKRRHKKKKKLA, encoded by the exons ATGGCGCACGGCGGCTACCcacgccgcggcgccgccgtccgccggccCAAGTCCTCGGCCTCCGCCGGCGTAGCCGACCGCAAGCGGAAGCGAACCGCCTCCGCCAAGACCGCCTCGCTCAAGAACCAGATCCGCTCCACCGAGCGCTTCCTGCGCAAG GACCTTCCTGATGACATTAGAATTGCTCAAGAGAAGAAACTTGAAGAACTGAAGAGGCAGCAAGAGCTTCAGAATCAACTGGCTGTTCAACGGACAGTTCAGTTGAGAGATAGGAAGATAAAATTCTTTG AGAGGCGAAAGGTTGAGAGGATGATACGGCGCCTTGAGAAGCAGCAACGCTCAAATGGTGATGATGTTAGCAATAAGCTGTCAAAATTGCGAGAAGACCTTGAATATGTTAGA TTTTTCCCAAAGAATGAGAAATATGTCTCTCTGTTTGCTGGAGGGAATACTTCAGATGCGGTTGAAGAGAGGAACAAGTGGCGTAAACAGATCAAAGAGAATCTCATGGCTGCTGCAGCGAATGGAAAAGATTTAGAAG AGACAGCAAGCGATGACGATGCCTTGGATGTGAGTGATGACGACTTCTTTATGTCTGGAAGTTCAAGTGATGAAGAGGCTGATGATGAGTGGACTGACAAAAGTGCTAA GGAACCAGCTTCCAGTGCTTCAGGTAGGGCAGCATCTGGCATGTCAAGCGATGAAAAGAACCAG CGTCAGAGAGATGCCCGGGTTCTTATGCCACCACCTCGCTCATTAGCGCCAAATAGAGCCAGATCTGCAGATAAACGTGTGATATCCAGCTCAAGCAATACTTCAAACAGCACAAGCGGCGAATCATTTAAGAATAGAAGAGTACCAAATCATCCTGGAGATCATAACAGCAATCTGAGTTCAAATTCTGATGCTCATAAACCACGTCGCAAGAGGAGGcataagaagaaaaagaagctg
- the LOC112874149 gene encoding cytochrome b5 domain-containing protein RLF-like isoform X1, producing the protein MQYYSCWLGSTLGQITLSRRCLMGIHLISPSTSSAENSGQLGSSTAIPVPSIEKKNGMETNDSHKDRRADSSISASTQDYNMKEPVTQTSSEEESNVPSQGESSSKKPVARAKVPFEKGYSQMNWLKLTRTHPDLAGLKGHSNRRLISLEEVKQHKTGDCIWTVLKGRVYNIAPYMKFHPGGVDMLMKAAGKDSAAMFNKYHAWVNAEFLLEKCLVGFVDPNE; encoded by the exons ATGCAATATTACAGTTGCTGGCTAGGAAGTACACTAGGACAGATTACTTTGTCTCGGAGATGTCTGATGGGGATTCATCTGATTTCACCTTCTACAAG TTCTGCAGAAAATAGTGGACAATTAGGATCTTCTACAGCCATTCCTGTGCCAAGCATTGAAAAGAAGAATGGCATGGAAACTAATGATTCACATAAAGATAGAAGGGCTGATAGCAGCATCAGTGCGTCGACACAAGACTATAACATGAAAGAGCCAGTTACACAAACAAGTAGTGAAGAAGAATCAAATGTTCCATCTCAGGGAGAATCTTCATCGAAGAAACCTGTAGCGCGAGCAAAGGTTCCTTTCGAGAAGGGCTATAGCCAAATGAATTGGCTAAAGCTGACACGTACGCATCCTGATCTAGCTG GGCTTAAGGGGCACTCAAACCGAAGGTTAATTTCTTTGGAAGAAGTTAAGCAGCATAAAACTGGAGACTGTATTTGGACAGTTCTTAAAGGTCGTGTATACAATATTGCTCCATACATGAAATTTCACCCTGGAG GAGTTGATATGCTTATGAAAGCTGCTGGAAAGGACTCCGCTGCTATGTTCA ATAAATACCATGCTTGGGTAAATGCAGAGTTCCTTTTAGAGAAGTGCCTTGTCGGATTCGTTGATCCCAACGAGTAG
- the LOC112874149 gene encoding cytochrome b5 domain-containing protein RLF-like isoform X2: MSDGDSSDFTFYKFSSAENSGQLGSSTAIPVPSIEKKNGMETNDSHKDRRADSSISASTQDYNMKEPVTQTSSEEESNVPSQGESSSKKPVARAKVPFEKGYSQMNWLKLTRTHPDLAGLKGHSNRRLISLEEVKQHKTGDCIWTVLKGRVYNIAPYMKFHPGGVDMLMKAAGKDSAAMFNKYHAWVNAEFLLEKCLVGFVDPNE, from the exons ATGTCTGATGGGGATTCATCTGATTTCACCTTCTACAAG TTTAGTTCTGCAGAAAATAGTGGACAATTAGGATCTTCTACAGCCATTCCTGTGCCAAGCATTGAAAAGAAGAATGGCATGGAAACTAATGATTCACATAAAGATAGAAGGGCTGATAGCAGCATCAGTGCGTCGACACAAGACTATAACATGAAAGAGCCAGTTACACAAACAAGTAGTGAAGAAGAATCAAATGTTCCATCTCAGGGAGAATCTTCATCGAAGAAACCTGTAGCGCGAGCAAAGGTTCCTTTCGAGAAGGGCTATAGCCAAATGAATTGGCTAAAGCTGACACGTACGCATCCTGATCTAGCTG GGCTTAAGGGGCACTCAAACCGAAGGTTAATTTCTTTGGAAGAAGTTAAGCAGCATAAAACTGGAGACTGTATTTGGACAGTTCTTAAAGGTCGTGTATACAATATTGCTCCATACATGAAATTTCACCCTGGAG GAGTTGATATGCTTATGAAAGCTGCTGGAAAGGACTCCGCTGCTATGTTCA ATAAATACCATGCTTGGGTAAATGCAGAGTTCCTTTTAGAGAAGTGCCTTGTCGGATTCGTTGATCCCAACGAGTAG